Part of the Lolium rigidum isolate FL_2022 chromosome 6, APGP_CSIRO_Lrig_0.1, whole genome shotgun sequence genome, AACGAACAAAAACCGAGAGGTCAGTCGACGACCTCACCGTCATAGTCGTGCTCCTCCGAGTCGGACATCCCTAAAATGTCCACGTACTCATCCTCGTCCGTGGACATGTCCACCGCACGTCCGCCCACGTGCTCGCCGCAACCGCAACGTTCGACGCCGTTCGTCGGCGGCGGGTCGACTACCTCGGGACCTTCCTCCGGCAGCACGTCATCCTCCTCCCAGTCGTCCTCGTCCGATTCGTCGTCGCTGAAAAAGACCACCTCAGAGTCGGACATCCCTTCAATGTCCACGTACTCATCCTCGTCCCTGGACATGTCCACCGCACGTCTGCCCACTTGCTCGCCGCAACCTTCGACACCGTTGTTCGTCGCCGGCGGGTCGATCACCTCGGGACCTTCCTCCAGCAGCACGTCATCCTCCTCCCAGTCGTCCTCGTCCGATTCGTCGTCGCTGAAAAAGACCACCTCAGAGTCGGACACAGCCGGAGCTCCTACCAGAATCCAAACAGCCTCACCGAAGGTCTTCCTGGCTACGACGTCTCCGTCAGCTGCCTCCAAAGTCTCGCCGCGTTCGCGCTTTCAGGAAGCCATGGATCCCAGTAGCTTAACTGCAAGGATTTAGTTTCTTTCTTTGGTTTTGCGGTTATGCAAACAAGAGGGGAACTTATAGGAAGCCAGACCAATAATCCCAGTGTAGCATACTGCACGCAGGTAGTCCGATTTGGATTACAGTTAGTGGTAATCCCGGACGAATCATGCACTAATTTAATTGGCGGGCCAAGATTCAGACGCAGCCACATGTAAATAAATGGTAAACAGTGAGATGGTAGCATTAGGAGCCGATATCTAGCTTCTGTGCGTTTTCCACCTGTACATCATGTATGCATGATCTGTATTACAAA contains:
- the LOC124662385 gene encoding uncharacterized protein LOC124662385 yields the protein MFPKCYSFSLIDKVCEFAMEYMANAAERERGETLEAADGDVVARKTFGEAVWILVGAPAVSDSEVVFFSDDESDEDDWEEDDVLLEEGPEVIDPPATNNGVEGCGEQVGRRAVDMSRDEDEYVDIEGMSDSEEHDYDGEVVD